GTGTTTGCTCATAGTTTTAAAGCCTTCTTTCGTTAACATAGTGCTAAGAAAATTTTTAATAATTATAACATATTTGTTATAAGATTGGGAGAAAAATTTTACGAAACCTTTACTAAACAATTTAAAATCAATAACTTTAAGTTTTTATTATTATTATTATTTTTGCCAAAATAGCTAAAATCAATAATAATTTATAGTCTAGCCGCCCTTATAAAACATAAAAACGCCTCATTAATGAAGCGCCTTTATTTATCTGATTTCTTTTTACACTTGCTGAATTTTGTTTCTTTCTGGCAGTTAGGGCAATACATCTTTTTGTTTTTTGCATTACCGTTTATTTTTGAAATACGCTGTTTAAATGTTAAGTCTACGTTTTCACCGCATTCATCGCACACCCAATTATAATTAAGTGTGCTCCAATGCGTAAGGATACTGCCACTTACTAGAAGGAGAACCATTCCGGTGATAAACATTATAAGATCTAACATAGCGCCTATAAGAGCAAGGGCTATAGACACTACGCAAAATATAATACCAAATACTAGCTCAGCCTTGTTTTTCATATTAAAACTCCTTTACAAAAGTATTTAAAATATATCAAGCACCGGATATGCATTTTGGTCTAGAGAACAAAAATCCCCTTTTAAATATCTGAAATATCCTGCCGAAGCTATCATTGCTGCGTTATCTGTTGAGTATTTTATGTCTGGCAAAAAAAGTTTAATGCCTTCTTTTTGAGCTTTTTGAATAAATGCTTGCCTGAGCGCTCCGTTAGCGGATACGCCGCCTGCAATGGCAATTTTATCGATCTTTAGCTTTTTCGCTGCTAAAAACGTATTTTTTAAAAGCACATCTACAACTGCTTTTTGAAAAGACGCCGCAATGTTAGGAAAACTTATGTCTTCTTTTTTCATCGAAGCTTTGTTGATTTCGTTTATGACTGCGGTTTTAAGGCCGCTGAAGCTAAAATCCAAATGTTTCTGGCCTTTAAATCCCTGTGGAAAGTCGTATGTTATACTGCCGCTTTGAGCCAGCTTTTCAAGCTCCGGCCCTCCGGGATAATTAAGCCCTAAAACCCTTGCTATCTTGTCGAAAGCCTCGCCTGCCGCATCGTCCCTTGTTTCCCCCTAAAGGCTCATACTCCCCATAATCCGATACTTTTATTATGTTAGTATGGCCGCCGGACACTATGAGGCAGATAAACGGCGGTGTTAAATCCTTTGAAGATATATAGTTAGAACAAATATGCCCTTCTATATGATTGACTTTTACAAGCGGCTTTTTGTACGCGTAGGCAAGTGCCTTGGCATAAGATACCCCTGTTAACAAAGCTCCTACTAGGCCCGGCCCGACAGTGACTGCAAAAGCATCTATCTCATCTATGACAAGACCAGATTCACTAACAGCATCTGAAACTACATAAGGCAGCTTGTCTATATGCTTCCTAGATGCTATCTCAGGAACAACCCCGCCGAAAAGCCTGTGTGTCATCGCCTGGGTATAAACAGCATTCGATAAGACTTCCCTTCCGCCTTTAACTACTGCGGCTGCTGTTTCATCACAAGACGTCTCTATCGCCAAAATATTTAAAGAAGTATCTTTAATCATGCATAACCTCTTTTTTTAAGGCTCTTATAGCTTATATACATAATTAGCAATGACAAAATGTATCCCGCACCAAAAGTTGCCAGTATGACTGTGACCAGGCTTTCAAAGAATGCGCTTGGTACCATTAAAATAAGTATGTCCGTTGAAGGGTCTAAAAGCCATAAGTCGTTTACAAAGAATATCTTATGAAACATTATCCAAAAAGAGTCAAAATCTATTGCGGCATAAGCTCCTATGCCTAGAAACAACGCCAAAATTATAAAAAACATAATCATAGATTTTCTAATGAAGTATGCTGTCCATATATGCCTTTTTGAAATTATCAACAAAAGCAGTAGGACTGATGAAATTATAACAGCGATATTTCTAACTATCATTGCACTTAAATAAAGATAGCGAACGTCTTCCATATGGCTTTTTTCACGGTCGTTAAATACTTCCCTTGAAACGCCGTTAATACTCGCCGTTATATCCATGTCGTCTCTTTCGCCTTTTGTGTAACCTAAAAGTACAGAGGTGACTTCGTCTAATTCTTCTTCCGAAATGCCTATCGCCTCTGCACGGTCTAATCTTTGATATTGAGTTTTATAAAATCCCTCATTAACGGCAAAAATGTCTATAGCCGTCAACAAAATTGCAAGTATCAGAGAAACAGAGAAAACCACTGATGCTAAAAACATAGTCGCCTTTTTCATGATTTTTTAAAATCTACCTTTCCAGTGTTTGTCTTCATTCTCCCGTATTGCTTTCCCGTATTTTTTAAACGATACTATTACATATATTATCATTATTAGGGGAGCCGATATAGCCAGGGCATAAAGAGCTATTCCACCAAGTAAGAACTCTAACCCAGCGAAGACTATCATATCAATCCCCAATATCAAATAAAACTTCCTAGCAGTTTTGGAAGCTTGTTCCCTTATTTTTTCAGGATAATTTTCCTCTACTTTTTTATGGCCTTTTACACCGATTACCAGCAAATAAACACCGATTACGATGATAATAAGCATCCAAAATGTTGTGTCAAAGCCAACTTCATTTGTTGCGGCTGCCGCTGCCTCATCCATATTTTTTCTCTACTCCTTTATAAAAACTTTTCTAATTTCGCTTTAATCCTTTGGAGCGCATTGTCAACAGACTTTATAGATTTGCCAAGTTCACTAGATATCTCTATATAGCTTTTACCTTCTAGATAACATGCCAAAACCCTCTTTTCAAGCGGGGAGAGCATCCCATCTATCTTGACTTCCATATGGTCAAAATTCTCTTTATCTATAAAGATCTCTTCAGGGTCCTGCGCCCTTGCAGTAGGTATCAGATCCATTAAGGTCTTATCAGACTCTTCATCGTAAACCGGCTTGCTTAAAGACACATATGAATTTAAAAATATATGTTTTTGCCGAGTAGCCGATTTAATAGCAGTTATTATCTGACGGGTTATGCAAAGCTCTGCGAATGCCCTGAAACAGCACTGTTTACCTTCTTTAAAGTCGCGGATAGCCTTATATAGCCCGATCATACCTTCCTGTACTATATCTTCTTTGTCTGCTCCAATAATGAAATAAGACTTTGCCTTTGCCTTTGCAAAATTCTTATACTTATTAAGCAGATATTCAAGCGCCAATCCGTCCCCATCATTTGCCAAAAATGCTACGTCTTCATCTTTCATAAGTTTATAACCAAGAAGATAGGCCTTTTTATCAAGTTTAACGCCATTTTCAGGTGATCCGGCCGGCTTGTTTATATATTCATTTGGCAAAAATTATTCGCTCCTTTTAAGAAACTATTTATATATTATATTATTTTCGACTATATTAAGTCAAATTTTTTGTTTTATCCTGCCTTCTCTTCTCAAACATCAAAACCGCTGCCGCTGCCGAGGCATTAAGCGATTCTATCTTTCCCATAAGTTCAATACTTACTTTATAATCACAGTTTTTAGAGACAAGCGGGCTTATTCCCTCGCCCTCATCTCCGATAACCAATGCTATCTTGCCGCTTAGGTCTGTTTTTAAAACGTCCTGCCCGTCCATAACCGCTGCAGCTGTCCAGTAACCTGCCTGCTTTAATTTATCAAGCGCCTGCGAAATATTTGAAACCCTTGCGACTTTTACATATTCAAGCGCCCCGCAGGAAGCCTTATTGGCCGCACTGTTTAAAGGGGCACTGCGGCGCTTTGCCATAATTATGCCATCCGCCCCAAGACACTCGGCACTTCTTATTATAGCACCTACATTGTTTATATCGGTAACTCCGTCAAGCAGTATTATAAGCGAAGAATCTTTATCTTGTGCTGCTGAAATTATATCTTCAACTTCTGCATATTCAAGCGCGCTTACGAATGCCGCTACACCCTGATGGTTAGCCGTTATATTATTTCGTCCGAACGGCATACAAATTTCGTCTAAATACCTTTTGTCTTTTTTTATTACTACTATTTTTCTATCCCGTGCAAGTCCTTCTATCTCTTTTATTGATCCGTCCGTAGTACCTTCGGCAATTATTACCTTGTCGATACTTCGGCCGCTTTTTACCGCTTCTCTTACGGTATTCCTTCCATATATTATATCATCACTGTCCATTTGTCATCTCCCAAAAACGTTTCTTTGATTCTGCTGATCTGCCGCAGCTCATCTTTCCCTCGTTGCAAGTATGGTTTATACATGAAGGGCCGCCTAATGAAAATATGTTAGGAGCAACTTTGTATACAAGCCTAAACATCTCCCAGGCAACTTCCCTTATCTCCCATTGCGCCCTGAAACAGCACCTTAACTCAAAGAAATGTAAAAGCTCCCTCGCATTCATGGTGACTATTATCTTGGTCTCGCAGGCATTTGGCAATACGAACCTGGCATCTTCATTAGACTTCTCACCTGCATTTCCAAGCGCATCTACCCACTCGTTATACCAGCCTTGCAAGGTATTCATCTGGCTGTTAAATTTTAAAACTGCCTCTTCCCCAAGCGCCTCAATAGAAGGCGGAACTACGTATGCAAAAACCCCCTGCTCGTTTTTCGCCCCCACATACCGCTGGGATTTCACACAAAAGCTGGCCAAGCGGTGCCGCGTTATCTGTGCTAAAAGAGCCCTTGAAACCCCTTCTATGCCAAATGTAAAAGAAGCATGTTCTATCGGCGCCAAATGGTTCATCTTTATAAGCGTTTTTATAAAGCCCGCGCATTTATCCGCTGAAATACCATTAGCTATCTCTTTTATCTCCGCATCTGAATAGCATAATTTAGCGCAAAGTGCTATTGCCTCTTCCGGATTCGGCGTATGAGTAAGAAGATACACCCTACTTTTAACTTGTCCCACTTTTTTCACTCCTTAAAAAAATCGCTCAATATTATCTTAAACAGTTCATCCAGCCTGCTTTTTTTACCTGTTATATATAAATAGCCTATCAAAGTCTCAAATCCTGTCGCATGCCGGTAGTCGTTGACCGTCATGTTTTTGGGCACGCTTGATTTTGCGTTTCTCCCGCGTGTAAATACTTCTTTTTCCTGTTCTGTCAGTATTTCAAATACTTGCTTAAAACTTTTGTTCTGTGCTCTGGCATTTACTATATCCGCTGCTTTTTGATGAATGGCGGATATTACTCCCAAATCGTTTTTCACTAAAAAAGAGCGTACGTACAAATCATAGACAGTGTCGCCCAAATAGGCTAACTCTATTGCATTTAACTGACTTGCTTCCTGCTCTTTTAACGGTAAAAGCGAAATATTAAATTTTTCATCAAAATTATTTTGCATATTACCTTTATTAAAGCTATTTTTTAGTTTTGTTCCTCCAAAAAATCCTTAAGGCCATTAAAAATAGTCCTGGCTACTTCCTGCTGATAACTGTCTGTTGAAAGGAGTTCGTCATCCTCCTCGTTAGATAAAAAACCGCACTCTACTAATACTGCAGGTGAGTTGCCCGCTCTTAGTATATAAAAGTTTTCCTCTTTTGCAACCCTTGGTTTATGTTCGGATAGCTCGTTTAATCTATCCTGTAAAGCCTCTGCAAGCTCTTTTGACACTTCCGACCCCGGATATGAAAATACCTGCGGGCCGCCTACGCTTGAATCTACATATTTGTTCATATGTATACTTAGCATAAAGTCTACTTCTCCCTGGCATACTATCACTCCTCTTGCCTGCATATCACTATCTTTAGTGGTACCAAGTGCTTCGTCTGTATCCCTGGTCATAACAACTGTCGCTCCGGCACTTTCAAGTATACCCTTTAAGTTTTTACTAACTGCTAAATTGATATCAGCTTCTTTTGCACCTGTAAATGTGCCGATAGCACCGGAATCAAACCCGCCATGCCCTGCATCTACAACGATGCAAAGGCCTCTAAACAACTCTCCTACGTTACTTTCAGCATCATCAGTTGTATTTACAGTATCCTGCGTATCGTTTGTTAAATCCTGCCCAAGAGTGGCCAAAGTTCCTTCACTGTTAAGTTCAAATAAAACCAAAACTACAGCGATAAAGAAAAATAAAATTACCAAAGTAGTTAAAAATTTCTCAGGTTTAATTTTTTTCGGCATTTCCCTTCCCATCAAGATATTTGATAATATCTTTCCTTTAAAAATTTCCCCTTGCGATTATAATAACTTATTTGTCATTATATGTATAGTAATAAAAATATATTTTTTTAAGGAAAAAACCCGAAACCGGTAAAATATTATACCATTAAAAATGGCAGAAAGTTCTCTTCCTGCCATTTTTATTTTATTATAATTTTCTTAAAGTTTAGGTATAGAACTAAGCCCGGAATGCAACTGCTCATCTGTGTAGTTGATTTTCTTAAGTTTGCCTGCCATATACTCTTCATATGCCGCCAAATCGAAATCGCCGTGGCCGCTTAAGTTAAACAATATTGTCTTAGCCTCGCCTCTTTCTTTTAGCTCCTTAGCATGTGCTATTACACTTGCTATTGCATGTGCAGATTCAGGTGCCGGAAGTATTCCTTCTGTTCTTGCAAAAAGTATAGCAGAGTCGAATACGTCTACCTGATCCTTAGCTTCCGCCTTTATTAACTTGTCATGATAAAGCTGGCCTAATAACGGAGAATCTCCGTGATACCTAAGGCCGCCCGCGTGTATACCGTCTGGCATATACTCATGCCCTAAGGTATATGTTTTCATGAGCGGTGTGAACATAGACATATCGCCGTAGTCATATGCAAAGACGCCTTTTGTGAGTTTTGGGCAAGCTGTTGGCTCTATTGCTATAAATTCTATTTCTTTGTTATCTCTTAACTTATCCATCATGAAAGGATATGCAATACCGCCAAAGTTAGATCCGCCACCGTTGCATCCGATTATGATATCTGGATAATCATCCATTACCTCAAACTGCTTTTTAGCTTCCTGACCTATTATTGTCTGATGCAGTATTACATGGTTTAAAACGCTTCCTAATGAATAGTTTGTGTCGCTGTTCTTTGCAGCAACTTCAACAGCTTCGCTTATAGCTATAGCTAAACTTCCGCTGCAATCAGGGTCTTTTGCTAAAATGGCTTTGCCAACTTCAGTAACATTGCTTGGGCTTGAATAGATATCTGCCCCGTATGTTCTCATGAGTATCTTTCTATATGGTTTTTGGTCATAAGAAACTCTAACCATGAATACAGTACATTCCATGCCTAACTTAGCACATGCAATGGACAGCGCAGAACCCCACTGGCCTGCACCTGTTTCCGTAGTCAGTTTTTTTATTCCTTCTTTTTTATTGTAATAAGCTTGCGCCATAGCAGTATTTAACTTATGGCTTCCCGATGTATTTGCACCTTCGTATTTAAAATATATACGTGCCGGCGTATCAAGCGCTTTTTCTAAATCTTTTGCCCTAACAAGCGGAGACGGCCTAAAGACCTTATACATCTCCTGCAGTTCTTCCGGTATATCAATAAAACGTTCCGTAGACATCTCCTGTTCGATGAGTGCCATTGGAAAAATCGCAGATAAATCACTTGGCTGCGCTGGTTGTTTAGTTACCGGGCTTAAATAAGGGTGGATTTTGTTCGGCATATCTGCCGCAATGTTGTACCATTGTTTTGGAAGGCTCTTCTCGTCTAAAAATACTCTTCTTGGTGTGTTTTTAATCATCTCTTCTCGTCTCCTAACATATTTATTTTAAGATTTGATAGAGATATTTTACTTCTGTGCCAATTTTTTGTCAAGGTTTTGCAAAAGTATATATTAAAGTAGCTTGACTTTTTAATGCCCCATATATAATATTTAAATATTAAACCAGACTATAAAAAAACCTTTAAAGGAGTTTTAAATATATGCAAAAATCCATGGACAAGATAATCAGCTTATGCAAACAGCGCGGTTTTATATTTTCAGGGTCCGAAATTTATGGTGGTCTTGCCAATACCTGGGACTACGGCCCTTTAGGCGTAGAATTTAAAAATAACGTTAAAGCGGCATGGTGGAATAAGTTTATACATAAGTCTCCCTATAACATAGGGCTTGACTGTGCAATTTTAATGAACCCGCAAGTTTGGGTAGCATCCGGGCACGTCGGCGGATTCAACGACCCTTTGATGGACTGCAAAGCCTGCCACGAAAGGTTTAGAGCAGACAAAATAATAGAAGACTATGTCAATGAAAATGGCCTTGACATCGATATAAACGGAGCCTCAAACGACAGGCTCGAAGAGATAATAAAAGAATACGCCATACCCTGCCCTTCCTGCGGTAAAAACGATTTTACAAAAATAAGAAAGTTTAACTTAATGTTTAAGACTTTCCAAGGCGTTACGGAGGATTCTGCTGCGGAAATTTACCTTCGCCCGGAAACGGCGCAGGGCATTTTTGTCAATTTCAAAAATGTTATGAGGGTATCCAGAAAAAAACTGCCTTTTGGCATCGGCCAAATAGGCAAATCATTTAGAAATGAAATCACTCCGGGCAACTTTACCTTCAGAACAAGGGAATTCGAACAGATGGAACTTGAGTTTTTCTGTGCTCCGGAAGAAGAATTTAAGTGGTTTAAGTATTGGAAGGACTATTGTCACAACTGGCTTTTAAACCTAGGTTTAAAACAAGAAAATATAAAACTAAGAGACCACGAAAAAGAAGAGCTTTCGCATTACTCAAATGCAACTACAGACATAGAATATCTATTCCCGTTCGGCTGGGGCGAGCTCTGGGGCATTGCGGACAGAACGGATTTTGACTTAAAACAGCATCAGAACCATTCCGGTGAAAACTTAGAGTATATAGACCCTGAAAACGGAAAGCGCTTTTTGCCGTATTGCATAGAGCCGTCTCTTGGTGCAGACCGTGTTGCTCTTGCATTTTTATGCGACGCATACGACGAAGAAACTCTTGAGTCCGGTGATATAAGGACAGTTCTTCACCTGCATCCGGCCCTTTCTCCTTTTAAAGCTGCGGTATTGCCGCTTCAAAAGAAACTTTCACCCAAGGCAGATAAAGTTTATGAAAAGCTCTCTTCCTGCTTTAATACAGATTATGACTTAACCGGAAGCATAGGGAAAAGATACCGCCGCCAGGATGAAATAGGAACTCCTTACTGCATAACAGTAGACTTCGATACTTTAAACGATGACACCGTTACAGTTAGAGACAGGGATACTATGCAACAGCTGCGTATGAAGATCGATGAAGTAGCGCCGTTTATCTTAACAAAACTCAGGTTTTAAAAAGTTTCATTGTTTTATAAAAATATATATTAAGCTGTCACCCATTTTTTAGCCTCTGCGTATTATACATTGTAAACCAAACAAAAAAATGTTATTTCAAGGAGGATTTTTAAAATGGGTTGTGGTTGCGATAACAATAATTGCCTTTGGATTATCTTACTACTTTGCTGCTGCTGTGGGAATGGTAATAATTCCTTTTTCGGAGGAAGCGGGTGTGGAGACAATTCCTGTAGCTGCATCTTACCTATCATCATACTTCTCTGCTGCTGCGGCGGGTGCGGATGCTCAAAGTGCTAGTTTGAACCTTTTAGAAAAGAGCTTCACCTATTTAGGTGAGGCTTTTTTCTTTTGCCAAATACGTAAATATTTTATAAAAATCCCTCATATAATCTTTTTGAGGTGCATATTTTATGAACAATCGTATTTTCTTTGCCTTAAAGATAATCTTGGTATCTATTCTCACTCTGTTTTGCTTAATGCTGTCTGAAAGTTTCGCTATGGACCCTACGTTTTACGAAGGCCTTAAAAAAACTGTATTTAAAGTAAACAGCGAAGTCCTTTTAGTTGCACGCTGCATGTGTATGCTCTCTCTCGCAATATCCTTTTCTATATACTTATCAAGCAAAGACGTATCAACTTTAAGCGATGCGCTTTTGTTTTTCCTGCTTACCTTGATGCTCTTCCCATTATATAGCTATATATTTTATCAATTAGAAAGCTTAAACGGCGCCCTTTTGACACTTGGAATATTGTTCGTATCCTCAGTTGTATTGTTTGAACGGGTATTTGAAAAAAATAAAGTATGCTCTTATATAATACTTCCTACCATCCTTTGGATAGGCTTTTGCCTTTTTCTAAACTACGAGCTTGCATTTCTCAACTAACTCCCTTAAACACTTAAAATTTAAGTTATTGATGAACTTAAATAAAACTGATATAATTTATTTAAATTGTTTCTTTTAAAGGAACAAAATAAATAATGCAGGGTATCTTTTTTAAGAACCTGAGCGGAGGTAAAATGAACAGTAAAACAAAAAAATTGGTGCTCAATAGCGCCCTGGCAGCAATCTGTATCGTCCTTGGTGTAACGCCTATCGGCTATATACCGATAGGGCCAGTACAAATAACGCTGCTTTGCCTGCCTGTTGCAGTCGGCACGCTTACCTTAGGTTTAAGAAGCGGCCTTTTTCTTGGATTTATATTTGGTGCAACAATCTTTTTTCAGATGCTGGCAGCCCCAACTGCCGTGATAACCGTCTTGATGTCTGATTCTTTATTCTGGGTAAAGATGCCTTTAATAATCTTTATCCCGCGGTTATTGGTACCAATAGCCACTTATCTCGTATACAAAGCCATGTCTAAAAGTGACAAACACAATTATTTGTCTCTGACCGTTTCATCAGTTGCAGCGTCACTTACGAACACAGTGTTTTTCTTAGGCATGCTGCTTGCCCTGTTTATTAACATATCGGCTGTAAATTTAGCATTTGTCGGATCTTTGGTTCTAACAAACGGCATCCCGGAAGCTATTTTTATGGGAATAATTTGCCCGCCGATCGTTAGAGCCCTTAAGCATATACAAATATAACTTATACGAAGGGAAAAAATTAAAGTCGTGATTTTTGTTTTGGATTTAGGAAACACTAATATAAAGTGCGGTGTCTTTAAAGAAGATAAGCTTATACATTCATTTAAATTAAGTACTTTAGCTGATAAAACAGCAGATGAATATGGAATAGTGATATGCGCATCTTTAGAAAGATACAATATTTCACCATCTGATATAAACGGTGTTATAATTTCTTCTGTCATTCCGTCCGTTAATTATACTTTAGACCATATGTGCCGTATGTACTTTAACATAAGGCCCATGTTCGTAAGCCCCGGCATAAAGACCGGTATAAATATAAAGTATAAGGACCCAAAAGAGTTAGGAGCGGATAGGATCGTTAATGCAGTTGCCTCTTATAACCTTTACGGAGGCCCTACAATTATCATAGACTTTGGAACAGCCACAACTTTTGGCGTTATATCAAAAGAAGGGGATTTTTTGGGTGGGGCGATATGCCCCGGGATCAAAATAGCTACGGAAGCACTTACAAAAAATGCAGCCAAGCTGCCCCATGTGGAATTGACCGTACCGGAAAGTGTAATTGGCACCGGTACAATAACTTCCATGCAATCCGGTATTATATTTGGATATGTAGGTACGGTGGAATACTTGATTACTAAAATGAAAGAAAATGTCCCGAAGGCTAAAGTCGTCGCTACGGGCGGGCTATTTAATATAGTTGCGCCGCTGACTAAAAAGATAGACATAATAAACCCTACTCTTACTTTAACCGGGCTAAACATCTTATATAAAAAGAATTTTACTCAGAATTGATATATAATCTTGAACGAGAGGAGAAATTATTTTGAAGAGTGTAAATATAGATTTACTTGGTCTTGGCAACGTCGGTTCTGGCGTGTATAAGATTTTATCCGGAAATAAAAAAGACATTATGCATAGAGAAGGGCTCGATATTAACATAAAAAAGATATTGGTCCGCGACAAAACTAAAAAGCGCTTGGTAGATGTACCTGAGTCTTTACTCACTGAAGATTTCAACGATATCATAAACGACAATACCGTTTCTATAATCGCAGAGTCCATAGGCGGCGTAGAACCTGCAAAAGACTATATAATGCGTGCTATGAAAAGCGGCAAGTCAGTCGTCACTGCTAATAAGGAGCTAATAGCAAAACACTGGCCGGTTCTTAATAAAACTGCCCAGGATAACGGCGTTGGTTTATACTTTGAGGCAAGCGTGTGCGGTGGGATCCCGATTATAAGAACTATCTGGGATTCTCTACAGGCTAATAATTTCTCTTATATAATGGGGATAATAAACGGGACGACAAACTATATACTCTCAACTATGATGGAGCAAGGCCGGGATTATCTAGATGTCTTAAAAGAGGCGCAGGCTAAGGGCTATGCCGAGCCAGACCCTAAAAACGACGTAGAAGGTTACGACGCAGTATATAAACTGTCCATACTTTCTTCACTTGCTTTCCACGCACGTGTTCCGCTTGAATTCATATACAGTGAGGGCATAACTAACATAACAAGGGAAGACATAGACAGTGCAAGAGAGCTTGGGTACGTCATAAAGCTTTTGGCCATCGGCAAAAAAAGTGAAAACACCATTGAAGTGCGCGTCCACCCTACTATGATAAAGGCCTCCCATCCGCTTGCTAGCGTACGTGATGCATTTAATGCAGTATTTATGTACGGCAGTGCAGTTGGCGAGATGATGCTGTATGGAAAAGGTGCAGGAGACCTGCCTACTGGAAGCGCAGTCGTCTCAGACATTATAATGGCAAGCAGGTGTAGCGAGCATAGGTATACAACATTTAAAAATACGGAAAGCGTATCAAACGATATAACGTTTAACAACAACTGGCAAAGCGCTTTTTACGTCAATATGATCTCTATGGACAGGCCGGGCGTATTAGCCAAAGTTGCCGGGATATTTGCCAAATATAATGTAAGTGTTGCTTCTGTTATACAAAAAAACAGGAACTCTTCTGAAGTGCCACTTATATTTATAACACACAAGGCAAAAGAAATTTCGTTTAAACAGGCTATTTCAGAAATAAAAGAACTAAGCGATGTAATAGCCATTAAAAACAC
The sequence above is drawn from the Eubacteriales bacterium genome and encodes:
- a CDS encoding TIGR01906 family membrane protein, with the translated sequence MKKATMFLASVVFSVSLILAILLTAIDIFAVNEGFYKTQYQRLDRAEAIGISEEELDEVTSVLLGYTKGERDDMDITASINGVSREVFNDREKSHMEDVRYLYLSAMIVRNIAVIISSVLLLLLIISKRHIWTAYFIRKSMIMFFIILALFLGIGAYAAIDFDSFWIMFHKIFFVNDLWLLDPSTDILILMVPSAFFESLVTVILATFGAGYILSLLIMYISYKSLKKRGYA
- the sigH gene encoding RNA polymerase sporulation sigma factor SigH encodes the protein MPNEYINKPAGSPENGVKLDKKAYLLGYKLMKDEDVAFLANDGDGLALEYLLNKYKNFAKAKAKSYFIIGADKEDIVQEGMIGLYKAIRDFKEGKQCCFRAFAELCITRQIITAIKSATRQKHIFLNSYVSLSKPVYDEESDKTLMDLIPTARAQDPEEIFIDKENFDHMEVKIDGMLSPLEKRVLACYLEGKSYIEISSELGKSIKSVDNALQRIKAKLEKFL
- the rlmB gene encoding 23S rRNA (guanosine(2251)-2'-O)-methyltransferase RlmB codes for the protein MDSDDIIYGRNTVREAVKSGRSIDKVIIAEGTTDGSIKEIEGLARDRKIVVIKKDKRYLDEICMPFGRNNITANHQGVAAFVSALEYAEVEDIISAAQDKDSSLIILLDGVTDINNVGAIIRSAECLGADGIIMAKRRSAPLNSAANKASCGALEYVKVARVSNISQALDKLKQAGYWTAAAVMDGQDVLKTDLSGKIALVIGDEGEGISPLVSKNCDYKVSIELMGKIESLNASAAAAVLMFEKRRQDKTKNLT
- the thyX gene encoding FAD-dependent thymidylate synthase, which produces MGQVKSRVYLLTHTPNPEEAIALCAKLCYSDAEIKEIANGISADKCAGFIKTLIKMNHLAPIEHASFTFGIEGVSRALLAQITRHRLASFCVKSQRYVGAKNEQGVFAYVVPPSIEALGEEAVLKFNSQMNTLQGWYNEWVDALGNAGEKSNEDARFVLPNACETKIIVTMNARELLHFFELRCCFRAQWEIREVAWEMFRLVYKVAPNIFSLGGPSCINHTCNEGKMSCGRSAESKKRFWEMTNGQ
- a CDS encoding ribonuclease III domain-containing protein, whose translation is MQNNFDEKFNISLLPLKEQEASQLNAIELAYLGDTVYDLYVRSFLVKNDLGVISAIHQKAADIVNARAQNKSFKQVFEILTEQEKEVFTRGRNAKSSVPKNMTVNDYRHATGFETLIGYLYITGKKSRLDELFKIILSDFFKE
- a CDS encoding N-acetylmuramoyl-L-alanine amidase, with the translated sequence MPKKIKPEKFLTTLVILFFFIAVVLVLFELNSEGTLATLGQDLTNDTQDTVNTTDDAESNVGELFRGLCIVVDAGHGGFDSGAIGTFTGAKEADINLAVSKNLKGILESAGATVVMTRDTDEALGTTKDSDMQARGVIVCQGEVDFMLSIHMNKYVDSSVGGPQVFSYPGSEVSKELAEALQDRLNELSEHKPRVAKEENFYILRAGNSPAVLVECGFLSNEEDDELLSTDSYQQEVARTIFNGLKDFLEEQN
- a CDS encoding TrpB-like pyridoxal phosphate-dependent enzyme — encoded protein: MIKNTPRRVFLDEKSLPKQWYNIAADMPNKIHPYLSPVTKQPAQPSDLSAIFPMALIEQEMSTERFIDIPEELQEMYKVFRPSPLVRAKDLEKALDTPARIYFKYEGANTSGSHKLNTAMAQAYYNKKEGIKKLTTETGAGQWGSALSIACAKLGMECTVFMVRVSYDQKPYRKILMRTYGADIYSSPSNVTEVGKAILAKDPDCSGSLAIAISEAVEVAAKNSDTNYSLGSVLNHVILHQTIIGQEAKKQFEVMDDYPDIIIGCNGGGSNFGGIAYPFMMDKLRDNKEIEFIAIEPTACPKLTKGVFAYDYGDMSMFTPLMKTYTLGHEYMPDGIHAGGLRYHGDSPLLGQLYHDKLIKAEAKDQVDVFDSAILFARTEGILPAPESAHAIASVIAHAKELKERGEAKTILFNLSGHGDFDLAAYEEYMAGKLKKINYTDEQLHSGLSSIPKL
- a CDS encoding glycine--tRNA ligase → MQKSMDKIISLCKQRGFIFSGSEIYGGLANTWDYGPLGVEFKNNVKAAWWNKFIHKSPYNIGLDCAILMNPQVWVASGHVGGFNDPLMDCKACHERFRADKIIEDYVNENGLDIDINGASNDRLEEIIKEYAIPCPSCGKNDFTKIRKFNLMFKTFQGVTEDSAAEIYLRPETAQGIFVNFKNVMRVSRKKLPFGIGQIGKSFRNEITPGNFTFRTREFEQMELEFFCAPEEEFKWFKYWKDYCHNWLLNLGLKQENIKLRDHEKEELSHYSNATTDIEYLFPFGWGELWGIADRTDFDLKQHQNHSGENLEYIDPENGKRFLPYCIEPSLGADRVALAFLCDAYDEETLESGDIRTVLHLHPALSPFKAAVLPLQKKLSPKADKVYEKLSSCFNTDYDLTGSIGKRYRRQDEIGTPYCITVDFDTLNDDTVTVRDRDTMQQLRMKIDEVAPFILTKLRF
- a CDS encoding chorion class high-cysteine HCB protein 13, whose amino-acid sequence is MGCGCDNNNCLWIILLLCCCCGNGNNSFFGGSGCGDNSCSCILPIIILLCCCGGCGCSKC